From the genome of Paraflavitalea devenefica, one region includes:
- a CDS encoding methyltransferase family protein: protein MVAYLYLAGLWIFFGLTHSLLAADWWKRWVERRSGTYFPYYRLIYSFIALLLLAAIVIYELQLPATWLWRVPLVLQIAGNILALAGLTIMGICIRRYFFYLSGIDVLFPQQQSNMGLATRGLNRYVRHPLYFGTLLALWSFFLLFPVLHYLITCSMITLYTWIGALWEEKKLHREFGAEYKAYQKRVPMLIPYKFRL, encoded by the coding sequence ATGGTAGCTTACTTATATTTAGCAGGGCTATGGATATTTTTCGGGCTTACGCATAGCCTGCTGGCAGCCGATTGGTGGAAACGTTGGGTGGAACGCAGGTCGGGCACTTACTTCCCGTATTACCGGCTTATCTATTCTTTCATTGCCCTGCTTCTGCTGGCAGCCATCGTTATCTATGAACTACAATTACCGGCCACCTGGTTGTGGCGTGTACCCCTGGTATTACAGATCGCAGGTAATATCCTGGCATTGGCCGGTCTTACCATTATGGGTATCTGCATTCGCCGGTACTTTTTCTACCTGAGTGGTATTGATGTGCTGTTTCCGCAGCAACAATCCAACATGGGCCTGGCAACCCGGGGACTGAACCGGTATGTAAGACATCCGCTTTATTTTGGCACCTTGCTGGCATTGTGGTCGTTCTTCCTCTTGTTTCCCGTGCTTCACTACCTCATCACCTGCAGCATGATCACCCTGTACACCTGGATAGGCGCTCTGTGGGAGGAAAAGAAACTGCACAGGGAGTTTGGGGCCGAATATAAGGCCTATCAAAAGCGGGTGCCGATGCTTATTCCGTATAAGTTCCGGTTATAG
- a CDS encoding sensor histidine kinase has translation MKNPLPSSVKLSLAFLVFGTAWILFSDSLTLTFTNNDLDAYNRLQNYKGILFMVLAALLIWLVSRKLYGDIERANRQQEEILERNQLLGMATNDAIWDYNMVTKECYTNRTLQELFGYTADELQDNYHWWTNNLHPDDKNRVLDTIDTKLDMGGTVWQDEYRFRCKDGSYKTIFDRGFILRNKSGRPYRLIGAMQDVTDQRALQQQLVETQTKHKDELAQSVLQAEEAERKKLGEELHDNINQLLGVVKLYIQHALVNPKMREELLRKSSGYITQTIEEIRGLSRSLLPPALNEQSLLESLYQLIDDIQQAKEIHFKVEHAGFDESRVPDNKQLVIYRIIQEQLNNVLKHANATTVVIRLAHYNDRVQLTVQDNGAGFDPLQSKPGMGLNNIRNRIEVFNGEMEILSAPGNGCTLAVKV, from the coding sequence ATGAAAAATCCACTGCCCTCCTCTGTAAAACTCTCACTGGCCTTTCTTGTATTCGGCACCGCCTGGATATTGTTTTCTGATTCCCTGACCCTCACCTTTACCAATAATGACCTGGATGCTTACAATAGATTACAGAATTACAAGGGCATATTATTCATGGTGCTGGCGGCGCTGCTCATTTGGCTGGTAAGCCGTAAACTGTATGGAGATATCGAGAGAGCCAACCGGCAACAGGAAGAGATACTTGAACGGAACCAATTGCTGGGCATGGCTACCAATGATGCGATCTGGGATTACAATATGGTCACCAAAGAGTGCTATACCAACCGCACCTTACAGGAACTATTTGGCTATACGGCCGATGAATTGCAGGACAATTATCATTGGTGGACCAATAACCTGCACCCGGATGATAAGAACCGCGTGCTGGATACCATTGATACCAAGTTGGATATGGGTGGAACCGTATGGCAGGATGAATACCGGTTCCGCTGTAAGGACGGCTCTTATAAAACCATTTTTGACCGTGGATTTATCCTGCGCAATAAATCAGGACGGCCATACCGCCTGATAGGCGCCATGCAGGATGTAACGGACCAACGGGCTTTGCAACAGCAACTGGTGGAAACGCAAACCAAACACAAGGATGAGCTGGCGCAAAGTGTATTACAGGCAGAAGAAGCGGAACGCAAGAAATTGGGGGAAGAACTCCACGATAATATCAACCAGTTGCTGGGCGTTGTTAAACTGTACATTCAGCATGCGCTGGTAAATCCGAAGATGCGGGAAGAATTATTGCGCAAAAGCTCCGGCTATATTACACAGACCATTGAAGAGATCCGGGGCCTCTCCCGTTCCCTGCTGCCTCCTGCCCTGAATGAGCAGAGCCTGCTGGAAAGTCTGTACCAATTGATTGACGACATACAGCAGGCAAAAGAGATCCATTTCAAGGTAGAACATGCAGGCTTTGATGAATCGCGGGTACCCGATAATAAGCAACTGGTTATTTACCGCATTATACAGGAGCAACTGAATAATGTGCTGAAACATGCCAATGCCACTACGGTGGTTATTCGCCTGGCGCACTACAATGACCGTGTACAGCTCACCGTACAGGACAACGGCGCCGGCTTCGACCCGTTACAAAGTAAACCGGGCATGGGCCTGAATAATATCCGTAACCGTATTGAAGTGTTTAATGGGGAGATGGAGATCCTGTCTGCACCGGGCAATGGGTGTACGCTGGCAGTGAAAGTGTAG
- a CDS encoding PASTA domain-containing protein, with protein MFKFITKRPLWQNILFAIILVIILIFLFLQSLNLITKHGDTLVIPSVTGRSFDDAKKLLEEEGFEVKIQDSIYNDTAKALAVLRQFPEGEAIVKANRIVYLTINRAVPPEIEMPNLERLTFRSAELAIKQYGLKLEDTVYEPNFARNAVLEQHYKGQRIKPGTRLPMGSGITLVLGNGLGQEQIPVPDLFGKTFTEAKVLLESYGFGVGATVFESGDSANAYIFKQQPAPVQPDGRLNMIRQGQSIDIWLQATMPVRATAPDSTTQQPQ; from the coding sequence ATGTTCAAATTCATTACGAAGCGACCACTGTGGCAGAACATACTGTTTGCTATCATCCTGGTCATTATCCTTATTTTCCTTTTTTTGCAATCTCTTAACCTGATCACCAAACATGGCGATACGCTGGTGATCCCGTCTGTTACCGGCAGGTCTTTCGACGATGCCAAAAAGCTGCTGGAAGAGGAGGGATTTGAAGTGAAGATCCAGGATTCCATCTATAACGATACGGCCAAAGCCCTCGCTGTATTGCGCCAGTTTCCGGAAGGGGAAGCTATTGTAAAGGCAAACCGGATCGTTTACCTCACCATCAACAGGGCAGTGCCGCCGGAAATTGAAATGCCCAACCTGGAAAGACTTACTTTCCGCAGTGCCGAGCTGGCCATCAAACAATATGGCCTTAAGCTGGAGGATACGGTCTATGAACCCAACTTTGCCAGGAACGCGGTATTGGAACAGCATTATAAAGGCCAGCGTATCAAGCCCGGTACCCGCTTACCCATGGGCAGTGGCATCACGTTGGTATTGGGTAATGGGCTGGGGCAGGAGCAGATCCCGGTGCCGGACCTCTTTGGAAAAACCTTTACAGAAGCCAAAGTATTGCTGGAATCCTATGGTTTCGGCGTGGGCGCCACGGTCTTTGAGTCGGGCGATAGCGCGAATGCTTATATTTTCAAACAACAGCCGGCACCTGTACAACCCGATGGCCGCCTCAATATGATACGCCAGGGACAGTCGATAGATATATGGCTGCAGGCTACCATGCCGGTAAGGGCAACAGCGCCGGACAGCACCACACAACAACCTCAATAA
- a CDS encoding rhodanese-like domain-containing protein, giving the protein MQNITAEEVKARMDAGEQLNLVDVREPHEHADFNIGGTLYPLGKIMTMMVDELEPLKETEVIVYCRSGNRSGQAAMILDTLGFKDTKNLVGGMMGWEGKYGR; this is encoded by the coding sequence ATGCAGAACATTACAGCAGAAGAAGTAAAAGCACGTATGGATGCCGGTGAACAACTGAACCTGGTAGATGTACGGGAGCCACATGAACATGCTGATTTCAACATCGGAGGTACCTTATATCCCCTCGGAAAGATCATGACGATGATGGTAGATGAGCTGGAACCACTCAAAGAAACAGAAGTGATCGTTTACTGCCGCAGCGGCAACCGCAGCGGACAAGCAGCCATGATCCTCGACACACTCGGGTTCAAAGACACCAAGAACCTGGTAGGTGGCATGATGGGCTGGGAAGGTAAATATGGTAGATAA